In a genomic window of Erigeron canadensis isolate Cc75 chromosome 5, C_canadensis_v1, whole genome shotgun sequence:
- the LOC122599732 gene encoding serine acetyltransferase 1, chloroplastic-like, with protein MTACIHSSSRTQILENFECNQKFAKFCRQDYPAEQFSCKPISTITINNYQNGKTISEITINNHHDHNQDPDDDGLWLKMKEEARFDIDQEPILSTYYLSLILAHSSLESALANYISIKLSTLSLSSAILYDLIMDVMTDDQEIIKAVKHDLKAVKERDPACISYVHCFLNFKGFIACQAHRIAHYLWLQDRKTLALLIQSRVSEVFNIDIHPGAKIGSGIMLDHGSGIVIGETAVIGNNVSILHNVTLGGTGKTGGDRHPKIGDGVLIGAGTCVLGNILIGEGAKIGAGSVVLKDVPARTTAVGNPAKLIGGKKNPIKLDNIPSLSMDHMEHVDEWSDYVI; from the coding sequence atGACTGCTTGTATTCATAGTTCATCCAGAACACaaattcttgaaaattttgagtGTAATCAAAAATTTGCCAAATTTTGTAGGCAAGATTACCCTGCAGAACAATTTTCTTGCAAGCCCATCTCCACAATTACTATAAATAACTATCAAAATGGCAAAACCATCTCTGAAATTACTATAAATAACCATCATGATCATAATCAAGATCCTGATGATGATGGGCTATGGttaaaaatgaaagaagaagCAAGATTTGATATTGATCAAGAGCCCATATTGTCAACTTATTATTTGAGCTTAATCTTGGCCCATTCTTCATTAGAAAGTGCTCTAGCTAATTATATTTCTATAAAGTTGAGTACTTTAAGTTTGTCTAGTGCAATCCTATATGATCTTATCATGGATGTGATGACAGATGATCAAGAAATTATTAAAGCTGTTAAACATGATTTAAAAGCTGTTAAAGAAAGGGACCCAGCTTGTATAAGTTATGTGCATTGTTTTCTaaacttcaaaggatttattgCTTGTCAAGCTCATAGGATAGCACATTATTTATGGTTACAAGATAGAAAGACTTTAGCACTTTTGATTCAAAGTCGAGTTTCTGAGGTTTTTAATATCGATATACATCCTGGAGCGAAGATCGGTAGTGGAATTATGCTTGATCATGGTAGCGGAATTGTAATAGGAGAAACCGCGGTGATTGGGAATAATGTGTCTATTTTGCATAATGTGACATTGGGTGGCACTGGAAAAACCGGTGGAGATAGGCATCCTAAAATTGGTGATGGTGTGTTGATTGGTGCAGGGACTTGTGTTTTAGGGAATATTTTGATTGGTGAAGGGGCGAAAATTGGGGCTGGTTCAGTTGTCTTGAAAGACGTGCCTGCTAGAACTACTGCTGTCGGAAATCCTGCTAAGTTAATTGGAGGAAAAAAGAATCCTATTAAGCTTGATAACATTCCTAGTCTTAGTATGGATCATATGGAACATGTGGATGAATGGTCTGATTATGTTATTTAA
- the LOC122600153 gene encoding ABC transporter C family member 3-like: MLFVTDSVSSLIGLFLCFVGFSHKTEEEIRNLEEPLLNSGVPRVVKSELASTYENASFFSLLTFSWMSPIIAKGNKKPLDLDDVPQLANIDSVRGVFPVLLNKVESFNNGNNQITTFGLTKALFYIVWKEVVITGFFAIVSTLTSFVGPYLIESFVQYLNGTRDYEHQGAVLVAAFFISKLIGCFAQRHWYFKLQQTGIRARSAIVAMIYQKGLTISGQSKQGNSSGEIINFMAVDAERIGDYAWYMHDFWLVLLQVGIALALLYKNLGIAAVASLIATIVVLVANYPLGHIQEKLQDELMKSKDKRMKSTSEILRNMRILKLQGWEMKFLSKIIKLRDEEESALKKYMYTLSMTSFIFWGAPIIVAVATFATCLFVGTPLESGKVLSALATFKILQEPIYNLPDSISVFFQTKVSLDRIATYLRLSDIDSSAIDKVTRGSSDTAIEIINGNFAWDLSASSNPTLKDINIRVNHGMRVAVCGTVGSGKSSLLSCILGEVSKISGSVRIEGSKAYVAQSPWIQSGKIEDNILFGREMDRERYENVLEACSLKKDLEILSFGDQTVIGERGINLSGGQKQRIQIARALYQDADIYLFDDPFSAVDAHTGSHLFKECMLQFLDSKTVIYITHQVEFLPAADLILVLRDGRITQAGKYNDILNSGSDFMELVGAHKEALSAIDSMGTNMQEQTDSSKKSTNDSQNGKTDDISGTKAQLVQEEEREKGKVGFSVYWNYITTAYGGALAPLIVLAQVLFQVLQIGSNYWMAWASPVSASDPAPVTGSTLILVYVVLAAGCALCILARGLLLATVAYKAATILFHKMHLSIFRSPMSFFDSTPSGRILNRASTDQSAVDMQIPYQVGSFVFAIIQLLGIIAVMSQCAWQVIIIFIPVGGMCIWLQQYYLPSAREMARLVGVCKGPVIQNFAETISGSTTIRSFDQQGRFQDTNLKLNDDFARPKFHAAAAMEWLGIRLDMLSSFTFAAFLIFLISIPEGTIDPSIAGLAATYGLTLNMLQGWVVWTLTNLENKIISVERIFQYSSIPSEPPLVIESNRPDDQWPSQGEVDIRNLQVRYAPHMPLVLRGLTCNFKGGKKTGIVGRTGSGKSTLIQTLFRLVEPASGQISIDGINISTIGLHDLRSRLSIIPQDPTMFEGTIRSNLDPLEEYTDDKIWEALDKCQLGDEVRSKKGKLDSPVTENGENWSVGQRQLVCLGRVLLKKSKVLVLDEATASVDTATDGMIQQTLTKHFTDSTVIMIAHRITSVLDSDMVLVLEQGLIDEYDSPTKLLEDKSSSFAKLVAEYSMRSSSSYENLATA, from the exons ATGTTGTTTGTTACCGATTCTGTGTCTAGTTTGATCGgtttgtttctttgttttgtgGGGTTTTCCCATAAGACAGAGGAAGAAATTCGAAATCTTGAAGAACCCCTTTTGAATTCTGGGGTTCCTAGAGTAGTTAAGAGTGAACTAGCATCAACTTATGAAAATGCAAGTTTCTTTAGCTTGTTGACATTTTCTTGGATGAGTCCTATTATTGCAAAAGGCAATAAGAAACCGTTAGACCTTGACGACGTCCCTCAACTCGCGAATATAGATAGTGTGAGAGGAGTGTTTCCTGTTTTGTTAAATAAAGTCGAGTCTTTTAACAATGGGAATAACCAAATCACTACATTTGGTCTCACGAAAGCGTTATTCTACATAGTGTGGAAAGAAGTAGTGATCACAGGTTTTTTCGCGATTGTATCAACATTGACTAGTTTTGTTGGTCCTTACCTCATAGAATCATTTGTTCAATACCTGAATGGAACCCGAGATTATGAACATCAAGGTGCCGTTTTGGTGGCTGCTTTTTTCATATCTAAGCTTATCGGGTGTTTTGCACAACGCCATTGGTATTTCAAGCTTCAACAAACTGGCATTAGAGCCAGATCAGCTATTGTTGCCATGATTTACCAAAAAGGTTTGACCATTTCTGGCCAGTCAAAGCAGGGGAACTCAAGCGGTGAAATCATCAATTTCATGGCTGTCGATGCAGAACGAATCGGCGACTATGCTTGGTATATGCACGATTTTTGGCTAGTACTTCTGCAAGTAGGCATTGCATTAgcacttttatataaaaatttagggATAGCTGCAGTTGCTTCATTGATTGCTACGATTGTGGTATTGGTGGCGAATTATCCACTTGGGCATATACAAGAAAAGCTTCAAGATGAGTTGATGAAATCTAAAGATAAAAGGATGAAATCAACATCCGAAATCTTGAGAAACATGAGGATTCTTAAACTTCAAGGTTGGGAAATGAAGTTTTTGTCGAAAATCATCAAACTtagagatgaagaagaaagtgCATTgaagaaatatatgtatactttGTCCAtgacttcttttattttctggGGTGCTCCAATTATCGTAGCTGTGGCCACTTTCGCTACGTGTTTGTTTGTTGGCACCCCTCTTGAATCAGGAAAAGTACTCTCTGCACTTGCAACATTTAAGATACTTCAAGAGCCTATTTACAATCTTCCTGACTCGATATCTGTGTTTTTCCAAACTAAAGTCTCACTTGATCGCATTGCTACATATCTTCGGCTCAGTGACATAGACTCCAGTGCTATAGATAAGGTTACACGAGGTAGTTCTGATACTGCTATTGAGATCATAAATGGGAATTTTGCATGGGATTTGAGTGCATCTTCGAACCCAACGTTGAAAGATATAAACATTAGGGTAAATCATGGGATGCGGGTTGCTGTTTGTGGGACTGTTGGCTCGGGGAAGTCTAGTTTACTTTCTTGTATCTTGGGTGAGGTATCGAAGATATCAGGAAGTGTGAGAATTGAGGGATCAAAGGCATATGTAGCTCAATCGCCATGGATACAGAGCGGAAAGATTGAAGATAATATCTTGTTTGGTAGGGAGATGGATAGAGAGAGGTATGAGAATGTTTTAGAAGCATGTTCTTTGAAGAAAGATCTTGAAATTCTTTCATTTGGTGATCAAACTGTTATTGGTGAGAGAGGGATTAACTTGAGTGGTGGTCAGAAACAGAGGATACAGATTGCTCGGGCTCTCTATCAAGATGCGGATATTTATCTTTTTGATGACCCGTTCAGTGCTGTTGATGCTCATACAGGAAGTCATCTATTCAAA GAATGCATGTTACAATTTCTGGACTCAAAAACAGTGATTTACATAACACATCAAGTTGAGTTCTTACCTGCTGCAGATCTTATCCTG GTTTTGAGAGATGGAAGGATCACACAAGCCGGAAAGTACAATGATATTCTCAATTCAGGAAGTGACTTTATGGAGCTTGTAGGTGCACACAAAGAAGCGTTATCTGCCATTGATTCCATGGGGACAAACATGCAGGAACAAACAGATAGTTCCAAAAAGAGCACAAATGATAGTCAAAATGGTAAAACAGATGACATATCAGGTACAAAAGCACAGCTTGTTCAAGAAGAAGAACGGGAGAAAGGCAAAGTAGGTTTCTCAGTCTACTGGAACTACATAACAACGGCTTACGGCGGGGCTCTTGCACCATTAATAGTTTTGGCACAAGTATTGTTCCAAGTACTTCAAATTGGAAGTAATTATTGGATGGCTTGGGCATCTCCAGTGTCTGCAAGTGATCCAGCCCCGGTTACAGGCTCAACCCTGATCCTGGTTTATGTAGTTTTAGCAGCTGGATGTGCATTGTGTATACTCGCAAGAGGTCTGCTTCTTGCAACTGTTGCATATAAAGCAGCCACTATTCTCTTCCACAAAATGCACTTATCCATTTTCCGTTCGCCCATGTCTTTCTTTGACTCTACTCCAAGTGGACGAATACTAAATAGA GCCTCTACAGACCAAAGTGCGGTGGACATGCAAATTCCATACCAAGTTGGATCATTTGTATTCGCTATCATTCAACTTCTTGGCATCATTGCAGTTATGTCACAATGTGCTTGGCAAGTGATCATAATATTTATTCCTGTCGGTGGAATGTGCATCTGGTTGCAGCAATATTACCTGCCTTCAGCACGAGAAATGGCACGGCTAGTTGGCGTTTGTAAAGGTCCAGTGATACAGAATTTTGCTGAAACAATATCAGGGTCAACAACCATTAGAAGTTTTGATCAACAAGGCAGATTCCAGGACACAAACctgaaattgaatgatgatttCGCAAGGCCAAAATTTCATGCTGCTGCGGCTATGGAATGGTTAGGCATACGTTTGGATATGCTGTCTTCTTTTACCTTTGCTGCATTTCTAATTTTCTTAATTTCTATCCCAGAAGGAACTATAGATCCAA GTATCGCGGGCTTGGCTGCTACTTACGGTCTTACTTTGAACATGTTACAAGGATGGGTAGTATGGACTTTAACCAACcttgaaaacaaaattatttctgTTGAAAGGATATTTCAGTATTCATCTATCCCCAGCGAACCTCCTCTAGTTATAGAATCTAATAGGCCTGATGATCAGTGGCCGTCACAGGGAGAAGTTGATATCCGTAACCTGCAG GTTCGGTATGCACCACATATGCCACTTGTGTTGCGAGGCCTTACGTGCAATTTCAAAGGGGGAAAGAAAACTGGGATTGTGGGAAGAACTGGTAGTGGGAAGTCGACTCTGATACAAACACTCTTCCGCCTTGTTGAGCCAGCTTCTGGACAAATTTCAATAGATGGAATTAATATATCCACAATAGGACTTCATGATCTTCGTTCAAGATTGAGTATAATTCCTCAAGATCCAACCATGTTTGAAGGAACTATTCGAAGCAATCTGGATCCACTTGAAGAGTATACAGATGATAAAATTTGGGAG GCTCTCGATAAGTGTCAACTTGGAGATGAAGTAAGGAGCAAGAAAGGGAAGCTCGATTCACCAG TTACCGAGAATGGAGAAAACTGGAGCGTGGGTCAAAGGCAGCTGGTGTGTCTCGGGCGTGTACTACTCAAAAAAAGCAAAGTCCTGGTACTTGATGAAGCCACTGCATCAGTCGACACGGCAACTGATGGAATGATTCAGCAAACGCTCACGAAACATTTTACAGATTCAACTGTGATAATGATTGCGCATCGTATCACCTCTGTACTTGATAGTGACATGGTTTTAGTTCTAGAACAAG GTCTGATTGATGAATATGATTCTCCAACAAAGTTGCTGGAAGACAAATCATCTTCATTTGCTAAGCTTGTTGCCGAGTATAGTATGAGATCGAGTTCCAGTTATGAAAACTTAGCAACAGCTTAG